The genomic interval TTTCTGTACAGTGGTGGGGAAAAAGTGGTTCGGTCACATGGCGTCTGATCTAAGCAATTGTAGTAAGAGCAAAAACAATTTCAAGCTTTATGAGAAAACGTAGTTGATATGCATTCGTGTATTCAGTGAAATAaccatgttatacttattttctgaaaataggctAATATCTCACTGGCAGTAAGAGGGTAAATTTCAATTGAAATAAAGAAATTCCCCTGGCgtgttaaacaaacatattacttttggtcagcacaaaaatgtaaaaatatgtttagctgtattattcaatttctgGAGAGTAGGTTGCTTCAGATTCCATTAGGGCGGGCACTATGTTCAggtttatcattaaaaaaaaaattaaaaaatttaaacaatttaaatgtatgttcATAATGTTGGTTTTTATGTAGCAATAGTAAAAGGAACTTAATTGTGACAATGCGGCAATAGTCGGTACTTACGGCAGTTAAGAGGTGGTCTTATGgcgcatttatttataattaccaagACAGTTTGTTGAGTCCAAGTTTTAGTTCATATGCAATAAATCTCTAAAaggtttgttaattattatagtgGGTTAGCTATAAGCTAAATATGGCTTTTTTCGGTATTTActtattatctttattgtttattttattgcacacaTGGAAATGCGAAACCGGAAAAGGCGCCGTCCGTCGGTCAAACTACACCAGCATCCCAGCCAAAACCTCCCTGGCACCAGCCAACAACCCCGTCAGCTGCCTTCCACCCAAATGCCCGATCAGCTGCCTCCCAACCAACAGCCTGTCCAGCTGCCTCCCAACCAACAGCCTGTCCAGCTGCCTCCCACCCCCAGCCATCGACTCGGCCAATGGTCTTCAATCCAACAGTCCGGCCATCAACCCGACCAGCTGCCTCTCAGTCAACAACTGGGCGACCAGATGCAGCCTGCAGCAAGCCAGCCAGATCCGGCTGTTCAATCGGGTAATGGTTTTAGTGAGGATATTTTTTTACCATGCATGATTCCTAGTTTTCAGTCTGTTTTAGGTGATCATGTTCCTCAGTCaattaaagacaaaataatatCAGGCCAATATGTAGATCTGGCAAGTTTGTTGGAGGCCCCGGTAGTTCCTGAAGATTTAGGAAAACATTTGGTTTTGAATAATTCGGGTGAATTAGTGGTAAAGCCCAATATGAAACAAAGCATTGTGGATATAGCTAAATGGACTGACGCATTCCTCATTTTCTCAAGCATTTATTTAAGTGCTCATCCTGTTAAAATGCAAGATCTCTTAAAGTATATGCACACTATAAGGCTGGGGGCATCAAGACACACTGAGGGTTGGAGATCTTATGATCAACAGTTTAGGTTGAGAATGGGTAATAACCCAGCGAATTTTTGGGCAATGATTGATATGGAGCTTTGGCTGTTGTGTATGGGGCCTCCAAGGCAGCCAGTTCATGATACAgggaattttgtaagaaaatgttatgatttcAATTATACCAGATGCTTACGGTCAGTTTGCAATTACAAACATGCTTGTATGATTTGTGGTTCCGACCATCCTTCCAGGGTATGTCATCTCAAGCCTCGCACCACCAGTTCCTTGGGAGGAGGGTCTGTCAGGGGGGCTGTCACCCAGACCTCGTACAGGCCTAGAGCTTACACGTTCCGACCTAGAGGCCCATTTCAGGGGCTCCGGGGCCAGTTTAGCAGATACTAATACCTCAGTTTGGTCTCTTGGCAAGTCGCCAATCAATGTTGTTACGATTTCTAAATATCTTCAGTTATATCCAAATAAAGAAGTAGCTTCTGTGCTCAGTAATGGCTTCAAGCAAGGTTTTAAGCTGGGTTATAAAGGTTCACATCTAGGTTCTTCAGCGAATAATTTGGTTTCAAcaaaagtgcatttttcagaagtcCAAAATAAACTTGACAAAGAGATTTCCTTAGGTAGAATTTCAGGTCCTTTCAAAGTCCCACaaatttccaatttaaaagtAAGTCCATTAGGCATTTTAGAGAAGCCAGACGGGGGTTGGCGGTTAATCACACACCTGTCGTATCCCAATGGGTCAAGTGTCAATGATGGTTTTAGTGTGGAAgacatttctgttaaatatacaTCATTTGACAAAGTGGCTGACATGTTATTTAGTTTAGGTACGTCAGCAATGATGGCAAAAAGAGATATTAAATCGGCTTTTCGTTTAATGCCTATTTACCCAGGGGACTTTCACTTGATGGGGCTTCAGTTTAACAACCAGTATTATGTTGACAAATGCTTACCAATGGGTTTATCTATTGCTCCGGCTTTATTCGAATCATTCTCCACTTTTATACATTGGCTAGTAAGTTTCAAAACTGGGATTCAAACTTTAGATCATTATTTGGACGACTTTATTTTTGGAAGTGCAGCTGGGTCAAATAATTGTAACATGCTAGTTTCTACTTTTGAGGAAGTATGCACCGAAATGGGAGTCCCAGTTGCGGTGGAAAAGTCGATCGGCCCAACAAAAGTACTGACATTTTTAGGCCTGGAATTAGATACTGTGCAAATGACTGTTAGAGTACCTGCTAAAAAAGTGGAAGAACTTTTGAAGCTTTTGCAAAATTGTCTAGTATAAAAGAGACTAACGTTAAAAGAATTGCAGTCTTTGACTGGGAAGTTGAGTTTTTGTAGTCAAGCAGTAAGAGCAAGTAGGGCATTCTTGCGCCGATTTTATGATGCTATGTGTAGCTTAAAAAAGTCCTATTATAAGATAAGAGTTAATGGTGAAATGAGAGAAGACATCCTGATGTGGattcaatttattgaagattttaatgGTGTTGTACATATTCCAAATAAAGTATGGTTGGATAACTCTGTCATTCATCTTTACACTGATAGTGCAGGTGGTGCTACTCTTGGCTGTGGTTGTTATTTTGGAGGTAGTTGGGCCTATTGCCCATGGCCTGTTCAATGGCAAGGCCAACCTATTTTATCAGATATAACATTTTTAGAGATGGTCCCTGTTTTGTTGGCAATATGGCTCTGGGGGGTCTTTTTGAGGGACAGGAAGattaagtttcatattgataattTAGGTTTGGTAGAAGTGATAAACAAACAGTCTTCCAAGTCGAAACGTTTGATGTTTCTGGTTAGAAAATTTGTGTTGTTAGTTATGAAATACTCGGTGGTGTTTAAAGCAGTACATATTTCATCAAAGTCCAATTATATTGCTGATGCAATTTCTCGTAAACAGTTTCACAGGTTACAACAGTTAGCACCAGAGGCACAAGCGAGTCCAGAATCAGTCCCGCCGGAGTTTTTACTGATGATCTGCAACAAGAGGCTAATAGATTGCTAGACAATTCCCTTGCTGCTAATACAAAAAAGGCATACATCGTTGGGTTAGAGAGATTCTCTGAGTTTAAAAGGCAATACGGCTTGTCAGATGCCTGGTTGCCTACAGTTGAACAGGTGGTTCGATTTGTAGCATGGCTATCCCTACAGAAACTATCCCACAAAACAGCAAAATCATACTTAAGCTCTATACTTTTCATTGCAAGCTGCTTGAGGTTGTTGACCCTACCAAAAAgttcattgtttcaaaaatggtgGAAGGAATGCAAAAAGATAAGAAAACACACGATAATAGGCTTCCAATTACCCTCTCGTTACTGCAAGGGATAGTAAGCAAACTTAATATTGTGTGTTCCAGTGTCTACGAAGCAAAACTTTTCACTGCAGCTTTTATGCTAGCATTTTTCGGTTTTCTAAGAGTTGGCGAAATAGCTGTTCCTAAAAAAGGTGATAGTATTTTACAGGCAGCGGTGTTGGCAATTGAAGATTTACAATTTGATCACAATGGGGTAATCATTTCAATCCGGCATTCAAAAACTGATTAGTTGGGCAAAGGGGTAGCGCTCAAAATTACTAGGTCAAACAGTGAATTTTGCCCAGTTGTGTGTCTTAACCAGTATCTTCATGTTCGTCCTCAAGGGCCTGGTCCCTTGTTTTTGCACTTTAACAAACAACCAATTACTCGTTACCAATTTTCTGCTATTCTTAAGAAAACGGTTTCTCTTTTGGGTCTGAATTATGGGTCTTACAAATCCCACTCCTTCAGAATTGGAGCAGCAACTGAAGCTTCCCAACTAGGCTATTCAGTGGAGATCATTAAACAGGCAGGCAGATGGGCTTCCAATGCCTACCAAACATATGTTCGTCCTGTTCCTGTTGTCATGCCCAGCCTAATAAATAACCCCCATTAAAAAGGTATGGTTCATATAGTTAGATTCATGTGACTAACAAAAACCAAGTTGTATTTAGGGAAAACCATCTGGATACTGGGTTCATCAATAATCAAGCAAGCCTTCATAGCAGCAAGATTACGACCTGAAGGGGCCAACCTCTGCCTTGAACCCAACATCATCTGGTGGCAAGGGTACAGTGGGTTAACACTTGCagaatcaaagaaaaaatttctttCGCTTGCCAATGTGGGTAATTCTCCAGActatattgtgttacatttaggCGGTAATGATCTTGGTCGTCGGTCACTGGTGGACCTTCGAAAATTGATTGTCGAGCTATTCAGGACTATACTGTCTATATTTCCAAGTGTTAAGATTGTATGGTCTGCAGTGCTTCCAAGGTCAAATTGGAGATATTCTGATAATAAAGTTGCTATGGACAAAGCAAGAAAGCGCCTTAATAGTCATGGTTCATCTAGGGCTTTGGTATGTGGAGGGCATTACTTGGCCAACTCTGACTTTGGAAAATTTGAGGAACATTTGTTTGAGAAGGACGGAGTCCACTTGTCAACTCTGGGTACAGATATTTTTCTTTCTAATATGTCTGCAGGGCTTGAAAAATTTATAAGGCATAACACACCAATCCATTACTGAAGTTCTAGATGCACGAATTTGGGGGATCTTACAATTTTAAATCCCAAACATTATGTATGTTGGTGTTGCTATTGAGTCCAAAAATagatatttgcagttagtttgtatgcatatttttcttactcatatgtctgaaaaaagaaaaaaagaaagttttttgctgctaatttttatgcaattttttgctgctaatttttatgcatttttttttctgctGGGTTTTATGCATTTTTGCTGCTAGTTTTTATTCATATCTTTGCCTTGTGTTTACAGTTTACTGCTTCCGACTCCAAGCATGCGTCCATCCGCCCTGCAGCCAAAGTTCTTTGGCAGTGGCCACCCGTCATCTCTGGCCCAGCTGGTTTCGAGGTTGGGGCTTTTGGGCCCCTGGGTCAGCGTTGTTGGGTGGCCATatggcaatcagtgccggatggacgctttttacctggcacatttttttggggaaaatatatatgattttgttgggagtgctgatggccgtcacccggagtcagcactcatatacaatttatttgtgcagttagttatttgcagttagtttgggcttgccatgttcgcaggtggcccttgctgcttggagtcgagacattatatgccagaaccattttttatgtttttatgttataaggtcctttaataaaaagtaaaaatttagttgagtttatatttactgtgtgaaaagggttattcatcggagttttcatataggcttgcccatgtaatgctaggtggcagtttgggtttagttcttggcctctacaataatatagtctattactaaataatagacctgtttattgttgggccactgctgggctggtttttcagttttcttattgttggtgttttttaaccgaagtagcgaattttacagatttaaaatttctttctcattgttatctacacaaacaaaaggttGTAAATTTTCTCCCCTCCCACCCAACCCatgtagtttgtttttacaaagtgttgttctgtcacactttactgcgtccgttatatatttaaaaatttggtCAGGCTTAGggtaaatatagatttattttaagttttatttgcctGTCCACATTAATTTTATAACATAAGGGGAAACTGATTGTTTTCGGTACTAGATTTGGTTTTAGTAAATTACATATTCTGCTGGTTTGAGTTGCGTTTTTCAGTTTGCCGTGTAGACGCAGAGTACCAAACGTCGGATACAGGTCGGTCACGACTCCACTTTTGATAGGGCAGTTTGTACACCTCGGGTTCGTCGACAGTCGCTTGAAGTTAACAGTTCCttggcaatcagtgccggatggacgctttttacctggcacattttttgggggaaaatatatatgattttgttgggagtgctgatggccgtcacccggagtcagcactcatatacaatttatttgtgcagttaattatttgcagttagtttgggcttgccatgttcgcaggtggcccttgctgctttgttgggagtgctgatggccatcacccggagtcagcactcTTGCTGTTTAGCTAGCTGCTTAGCGACGCAGCTAGAGTTTCTGGTTACCACTTAGAAGACCGTGGTTCAATCCCCGGTTGGAGCTCAGGAATTTTCACTTTACTATTATTAACATTCTACATTTGAATCACAATAATGGAGTTTATTTTGCAACAAGATGAACATGaaagttttttaatgtttttaaggggggggtgagggggtaggggggtgagggggtaggggggttgagagggggggtataatgtggggtgtgtggtggaatttataagatgttaaaaagaATTAAATTGGGGGGGGGTCAAGGGGTGGTAGGAGGGTGGGGGGTGAGGAGGGGGGGTAATAAtctggggtgtggtaatttattagatgtgtaaaaaataataattttttggggggggggggtaggggggggttgagaggggtaataatgtgggtTGGGTAATTTATTtagatgtgtaaaaaaaaaattgggggggggggggggtgggggtgttggggttaggggggagtgagaggtgGGTATAATgttggtgtggtaatttattagatgtttaaaaaaaaatggggggtggggggtagggagGTAGGGGGGAAGTGGGagtggagagggggtataatgtgggggtggggttttatttatcaaatgtttaaaaaaaaagtggggggtgggggtggtagtgggggtgggggggtaggggagtggggggtaggggggtggggtgtgagaggggggttttatgtggggtgtggtaatttataacatgatgtttaaaaaacaagggaggcaactgctgtaacaaaaagaacatgcataaacggtagttgtttcccttgtttgaaccatgcttaatccttaaaatgcctatttccagtaactgtgacctccacctgtgaccttgacctttgacctagtgacctcaaaatcgataggggtcatctgcgagtcatgatcaatgtacctatgaagtttcatgatcctaggcccaagtgttcttgagttatcatctgacaaccacctggtggacggaccgacagacagaccga from Dreissena polymorpha isolate Duluth1 chromosome 1, UMN_Dpol_1.0, whole genome shotgun sequence carries:
- the LOC127866770 gene encoding uncharacterized protein LOC127866770, with the protein product MEMRNRKRRRPSVKLHQHPSQNLPGTSQQPRQLPSTQMPDQLPPNQQPVQLPPNQQPVQLPPTPSHRLGQWSSIQQSGHQPDQLPLSQQLGDQMQPAASQPDPAVQSGNGFSEDIFLPCMIPSFQSVLGDHVPQSIKDKIISGQYVDLASLLEAPVVPEDLGKHLVLNNSGELVVKPNMKQSIVDIAKWTDAFLIFSSIYLSAHPVKMQDLLKYMHTIRLGASRHTEGWRSYDQQFRLRMGNNPANFWAMIDMELWLLCMGPPRQPVHDTGNFVRKCYDFNYTRCLRSVCNYKHACMICGSDHPSRVCHLKPRTTSSLGGGSVRGAVTQTSYRPRAYTFRPRGPFQGLRGQFSRY